Proteins encoded by one window of Lasioglossum baleicum chromosome 4, iyLasBale1, whole genome shotgun sequence:
- the LOC143207821 gene encoding myelin regulatory factor homolog 1 isoform X5, translated as MDVIGDGDEQTLQAILGRGDFVGGIDNEALDFSQLEDFINSDSEQPATYFADTLAHNENGGGTTTHNGRVDGPVPQQPPSRLPSPITQNHPVSSTCTSGTTTVPNGATYKDPQSYVHPHALPESPPDSGSEPPYSPPGHNETQHVHSPHQKVALQEMLLHHQGNQPNYAPNLLPSSPRTLTSSTDPLLLTHSVLTSHLQPATPNLQTQQPISQTLVPLPHEHSPGNINTLYSSLQSAPKKRKLSQDGLVHVKQVQREPELGTVEHSCSSSSAVLDGDEVADNSYIDASYQCIRFHPFQQTSWHVLCDHNLKELPVPHYRVDADKGFNFSNSDDAFVCQKKNHFQITCHAQLQGEAIFVRTGEGLKKISSFQLHFYGVKVESPTQTIRVEQSQSDRSKKPFHPVTAAFRVELGGERVTKVTVGRLHFSETTSNNMRKKGKPNPDQRYFHLVVGLHAHTADQASYQVVAHASERIIVRASNPGQFESEGSGVGAEGGWQRGAAPDSVYHAGRVGINTDRPDEALVVHGNMKVTGHIVQPSDARAKQNVQEIDTREQLRNVQQLRVVRYQYAPEFAQHSGLDIKQQEDTGVIAQEVQQILPEAVLPAGDIVLPNGQRIENFLVVNKERIFMENVGAVKELCKVTDSLETRIDQLERINKRLAKLKRGDSLKSSISTISSISSNKYSSSINNKTIVQGKAKKSEREDELLCSNKFIQIIIVILILIMAFCLVAMATLYFLEYQKRSSLEWSAVASNGMLAIRPAHPSTVSSTPNYDPRYNSLSDSTLSSSFTKHGSHTRGSDGSLSIKSNVYSTQAPHTKQQLYSQEITWYPISHSGPQPKLEKNSEFPGNWLSRTGAGAVPSNVDENDQGSDVDSSLSKGPTPIGRPANCPKHFTEFENPCLMYCCTTKIHQFEDPQPDHPPEKKSISDHIEQPLNVHEEKRKISKGFQNGISPSDPSTQTIVKENNYKYSHKRTRRENSGGDWGEVASNAAGSLPPEPKPQLWIVAESFNVSLDQKYCSASSQDSPNNVTCVVPLSKYMPDIYLTLHFVGMPWYWQVVQQCSLPPNVGLDETVICIRKYTLQQPVQYMENNNQPGDQSFPLDVAHYLRKTLRFRVPTVQPQENICKNKHGVDYSEYTLHFYRDCDE; from the exons ATATTTCGCGGACACACTCGCGCACAATGAAAATGGCGGCGGCACGACGACTCACAATGGCAGAGTCGATGGGCCGGTTCCGCAGCAACCACCTTCTCGACTACCATCACCGATTACCCAAAATCATCCGGTATCGAGCACATGCACTTCCGGTACCACAACTGTGCCGAATGGCGCCACTTACAAGGATCCACAATCCTACGTCCACCC ACACGCGTTGCCAGAAAGTCCACCGGACAGTGGCAGCGAACCGCCGTACTCGCCGCCTGGACACAACGAAACTCAACACGTACATTCGCCAC ATCAAAAGGTAGCTCTCCAAGAAATGCTTCTCCATCATCAAGGCAATCAGCCAAACTACGCACCGAATCTATTACCCTCTTCGCCAAGAACCTTAACTTCGTCTACGGATCCACTGTTACTCACTCACTCGGTCCTGACTTCTCATCTTCAACCAGCAACACCAAACCTCCAGACTCAACAGCCGATAAGTCAAACTCTAGTTCCTCTTCCGCATGAACACAGTCCTGGTAACATCAATACCTTGTACTCGTCGCTGCAGTCAGCGCCGAAGAAGAGGAAATTGAGCCAGGATGGGCTTGTTCACGTCAAGCAGGTGCAACGA GAACCGGAATTGGGAACGGTGGAGCACAgttgcagcagcagcagcgcaGTCCTCGACGGCGACGAGGTCGCCGACAACAGCTacatcgatgcaagctaccaGTGCATCCGGTTTCACCCCTTTCAGCAGACGTCCTGGCACGTTCTCTGCGACCACAATCTGAAAGAGCTACCAGTGCCGCATTACCGCGTAGACGCGGACAAGGGATTCAATTTCAGCAACTCGGACGACGCGTTCGTGTGCCAGAAGAAAAATCATTTTCAG ATTACTTGCCACGCACAGCTACAAGGCGAAGCTATATTCGTCCGAACCGGTGAAGGTTTGAAAAAGATAAGTAGTTTCCAATTACACTTTTATGGCGTCAAAGTGGAGTCGCCGACGCAGACGATCCGTGTCGAGCAGAGCCAGAGCGACAGGAGCAAGAAACCGTTTCATCCTGTGAC AGCTGCTTTCAGGGTGGAACTGGGTGGTGAACGGGTGACCAAGGTGACCGTTGGTCGTCTTCACTTTAGCGAAACGACTAGCAATAACATGCGGAAGAAGGGAAAACCAAATCCAGACCAAAGATACTTTCATTTGGTTGTTGGTTTGCACGCTCACACCGCGGACCAAGCTAGCTACCAAGTGGTGGCTCATGCGTCGGAGAGGATAATAGTTAGG GCAAGTAATCCGGGTCAATTCGAGTCAGAGGGTAGCGGCGTTGGTGCTGAAGGGGGTTGGCAAAGGGGTGCAGCGCCGGATAGCGTTTACCATGCTGGTCGGGTTGGAATTAACACGGACAGACCTGACGAAGCTCTGGTAGTTCATGGTAATATGAAG GTGACAGGTCACATAGTTCAACCCAGCGATGCACGAGCAAAACAGAACGTGCAGGAAATAGATACACGTGAACAATTGCGAAATGTGCAGCAGTTGAGAGTGGTTCGCTACCAGTACGCCCCTGAATTCGCGCAGCATTCTGGTTTGGATATCAAGCAACAGGAAGACACGGGTGTGATAGCGCAGGAAGTCCAGCAAATACTACCGGAAGCTGTGCTACCAGCAGGTGATATAGTCCTTCCTAATGGACAAAGGATCGAGAACTTTTTGGTGGTGAATAAAGAGAGAATATTCATGGAGAACGTCGGTGCGGTGAAAGAGTTATGTAAA GTAACAGATAGTTTGGAAACCCGCATAGACCAACTGGAACGAATAAATAAACGGTTGGCGAAGCTGAAGAGGGGTGATAGCCTCAAGAGTTCCATTAGTACAATATCTAGTATATCAAGTAACAAATACTCATCCTCTATCAATAATAAGACCATTGTACAGGGAAAAGCGAAGAAGAGCGAGAGGGAGGACGAACTTCTTTGCAGCAACAAATTTATTCAGATTATTATCgttattcttattcttattaTGGCGTTCTG CTTAGTCGCAATGGCAACTTTATACTTCTTAGAATATCAGAAACGCAGCAGTCTGGAATGGTCGGCGGTAGCCAGCAATGGTATGCTCGCTATCAGGCCAGCCCATCCGTCGACAGTGTCGAGCACGCCCAATTACGATCCTCGATACAATTCGCTGTCGGACAGCACTTTATCGTCGTCGTTTACCAAACACGGATCACACACCAGGGGATCAGATGGTAGTTTATCCATCAAGAGCAACGTGTACTCTACGCAAGCACCGCACACGAAGCAGCAACTCTATTCTCAAGAAATCACTTGGTATCCAATCAGTCACTCAGGACCCCAACCGAAACTCGAAAAGAACAG CGAATTTCCGGGCAATTGGCTCAGCAGAACAGGTGCAGGCGCTGTTCCCAGCAACGTGGATGAAAACGATCAGGGATCGGACGTGGATTCATCCTTGAGCAAAGGTCCGACTCCCATTGGCAGACCTGCGAATTGtcccaaacattttaccgaattcgAAAATCCTTGCCTG ATGTACTGTTGTACTACTAAGATTCATCAGTTCGAGGATCCGCAGCCTGATCATCCCCCAGAAAAGAAATCCATTT CAGATCATATAGAGCAGCCATTAAATGTACACGAAGAGAAACGTAAGATTAGCAAGGGTTTCCAGAATGGAATCAGCCCGTCGGATCCGAGCACACAAACAATTGTGAAAGAG aacaattataaatattcacaCAAGAGGACGAGGAGGGAAAATAGTGGTGGGGACTGGGGTGAGGTAGCCAGCAATGCAGCAGGGTCATTGCCACCAGAACCCAAACCGCAGTTGTGGATAGTGGCAGAAAGCTTTAACGTTTCTCTTGATCAAAAGTATTGCTCCGCATCTTCGCAAGATTCTCCGAATAACGTTACTTGCGTTGTACCTCTCTCGAAGTATATGCCTGACATATATCTTACCTTGCACTTTGT TGGAATGCCTTGGTATTGGCAAGTGGTGCAACAATGTTCTCTGCCCCCAAACGTTGGGTTAGATGAGACTGTGATATGCATTCGAAAATACACACTGCAGCAACCAGTACAATACATGGAAAATAACAATCAGCCCGGAGATCAGTCGTTTCCCCTGGACGTTGCTCATTATCTCAGGAAGACATTGAGGTTTCGCGTGCCTACTGTACAACCTCAGGAG aatatttgtaaaaataaaCACGGCGTCGATTATTCAGAGTACACATTGCACTTTTACCGAGATTGCGACGAGTGA
- the LOC143207821 gene encoding myelin regulatory factor homolog 1 isoform X2, whose protein sequence is MEFPWTLQHQIAEPVQNGRTHPSEHHEDSGINQATTRRLLAVAGRGDFVGGIDNEALDFSQLEDFINSDSEQPATYFADTLAHNENGGGTTTHNGRVDGPVPQQPPSRLPSPITQNHPVSSTCTSGTTTVPNGATYKDPQSYVHPHALPESPPDSGSEPPYSPPGHNETQHVHSPHQKVALQEMLLHHQGNQPNYAPNLLPSSPRTLTSSTDPLLLTHSVLTSHLQPATPNLQTQQPISQTLVPLPHEHSPGNINTLYSSLQSAPKKRKLSQDGLVHVKQVQREPELGTVEHSCSSSSAVLDGDEVADNSYIDASYQCIRFHPFQQTSWHVLCDHNLKELPVPHYRVDADKGFNFSNSDDAFVCQKKNHFQITCHAQLQGEAIFVRTGEGLKKISSFQLHFYGVKVESPTQTIRVEQSQSDRSKKPFHPVTAAFRVELGGERVTKVTVGRLHFSETTSNNMRKKGKPNPDQRYFHLVVGLHAHTADQASYQVVAHASERIIVRASNPGQFESEGSGVGAEGGWQRGAAPDSVYHAGRVGINTDRPDEALVVHGNMKVTGHIVQPSDARAKQNVQEIDTREQLRNVQQLRVVRYQYAPEFAQHSGLDIKQQEDTGVIAQEVQQILPEAVLPAGDIVLPNGQRIENFLVVNKERIFMENVGAVKELCKVTDSLETRIDQLERINKRLAKLKRGDSLKSSISTISSISSNKYSSSINNKTIVQGKAKKSEREDELLCSNKFIQIIIVILILIMAFCLVAMATLYFLEYQKRSSLEWSAVASNGMLAIRPAHPSTVSSTPNYDPRYNSLSDSTLSSSFTKHGSHTRGSDGSLSIKSNVYSTQAPHTKQQLYSQEITWYPISHSGPQPKLEKNSEFPGNWLSRTGAGAVPSNVDENDQGSDVDSSLSKGPTPIGRPANCPKHFTEFENPCLMYCCTTKIHQFEDPQPDHPPEKKSIYHIEQPLNVHEEKRKISKGFQNGISPSDPSTQTIVKENNYKYSHKRTRRENSGGDWGEVASNAAGSLPPEPKPQLWIVAESFNVSLDQKYCSASSQDSPNNVTCVVPLSKYMPDIYLTLHFVGMPWYWQVVQQCSLPPNVGLDETVICIRKYTLQQPVQYMENNNQPGDQSFPLDVAHYLRKTLRFRVPTVQPQENICKNKHGVDYSEYTLHFYRDCDE, encoded by the exons ATATTTCGCGGACACACTCGCGCACAATGAAAATGGCGGCGGCACGACGACTCACAATGGCAGAGTCGATGGGCCGGTTCCGCAGCAACCACCTTCTCGACTACCATCACCGATTACCCAAAATCATCCGGTATCGAGCACATGCACTTCCGGTACCACAACTGTGCCGAATGGCGCCACTTACAAGGATCCACAATCCTACGTCCACCC ACACGCGTTGCCAGAAAGTCCACCGGACAGTGGCAGCGAACCGCCGTACTCGCCGCCTGGACACAACGAAACTCAACACGTACATTCGCCAC ATCAAAAGGTAGCTCTCCAAGAAATGCTTCTCCATCATCAAGGCAATCAGCCAAACTACGCACCGAATCTATTACCCTCTTCGCCAAGAACCTTAACTTCGTCTACGGATCCACTGTTACTCACTCACTCGGTCCTGACTTCTCATCTTCAACCAGCAACACCAAACCTCCAGACTCAACAGCCGATAAGTCAAACTCTAGTTCCTCTTCCGCATGAACACAGTCCTGGTAACATCAATACCTTGTACTCGTCGCTGCAGTCAGCGCCGAAGAAGAGGAAATTGAGCCAGGATGGGCTTGTTCACGTCAAGCAGGTGCAACGA GAACCGGAATTGGGAACGGTGGAGCACAgttgcagcagcagcagcgcaGTCCTCGACGGCGACGAGGTCGCCGACAACAGCTacatcgatgcaagctaccaGTGCATCCGGTTTCACCCCTTTCAGCAGACGTCCTGGCACGTTCTCTGCGACCACAATCTGAAAGAGCTACCAGTGCCGCATTACCGCGTAGACGCGGACAAGGGATTCAATTTCAGCAACTCGGACGACGCGTTCGTGTGCCAGAAGAAAAATCATTTTCAG ATTACTTGCCACGCACAGCTACAAGGCGAAGCTATATTCGTCCGAACCGGTGAAGGTTTGAAAAAGATAAGTAGTTTCCAATTACACTTTTATGGCGTCAAAGTGGAGTCGCCGACGCAGACGATCCGTGTCGAGCAGAGCCAGAGCGACAGGAGCAAGAAACCGTTTCATCCTGTGAC AGCTGCTTTCAGGGTGGAACTGGGTGGTGAACGGGTGACCAAGGTGACCGTTGGTCGTCTTCACTTTAGCGAAACGACTAGCAATAACATGCGGAAGAAGGGAAAACCAAATCCAGACCAAAGATACTTTCATTTGGTTGTTGGTTTGCACGCTCACACCGCGGACCAAGCTAGCTACCAAGTGGTGGCTCATGCGTCGGAGAGGATAATAGTTAGG GCAAGTAATCCGGGTCAATTCGAGTCAGAGGGTAGCGGCGTTGGTGCTGAAGGGGGTTGGCAAAGGGGTGCAGCGCCGGATAGCGTTTACCATGCTGGTCGGGTTGGAATTAACACGGACAGACCTGACGAAGCTCTGGTAGTTCATGGTAATATGAAG GTGACAGGTCACATAGTTCAACCCAGCGATGCACGAGCAAAACAGAACGTGCAGGAAATAGATACACGTGAACAATTGCGAAATGTGCAGCAGTTGAGAGTGGTTCGCTACCAGTACGCCCCTGAATTCGCGCAGCATTCTGGTTTGGATATCAAGCAACAGGAAGACACGGGTGTGATAGCGCAGGAAGTCCAGCAAATACTACCGGAAGCTGTGCTACCAGCAGGTGATATAGTCCTTCCTAATGGACAAAGGATCGAGAACTTTTTGGTGGTGAATAAAGAGAGAATATTCATGGAGAACGTCGGTGCGGTGAAAGAGTTATGTAAA GTAACAGATAGTTTGGAAACCCGCATAGACCAACTGGAACGAATAAATAAACGGTTGGCGAAGCTGAAGAGGGGTGATAGCCTCAAGAGTTCCATTAGTACAATATCTAGTATATCAAGTAACAAATACTCATCCTCTATCAATAATAAGACCATTGTACAGGGAAAAGCGAAGAAGAGCGAGAGGGAGGACGAACTTCTTTGCAGCAACAAATTTATTCAGATTATTATCgttattcttattcttattaTGGCGTTCTG CTTAGTCGCAATGGCAACTTTATACTTCTTAGAATATCAGAAACGCAGCAGTCTGGAATGGTCGGCGGTAGCCAGCAATGGTATGCTCGCTATCAGGCCAGCCCATCCGTCGACAGTGTCGAGCACGCCCAATTACGATCCTCGATACAATTCGCTGTCGGACAGCACTTTATCGTCGTCGTTTACCAAACACGGATCACACACCAGGGGATCAGATGGTAGTTTATCCATCAAGAGCAACGTGTACTCTACGCAAGCACCGCACACGAAGCAGCAACTCTATTCTCAAGAAATCACTTGGTATCCAATCAGTCACTCAGGACCCCAACCGAAACTCGAAAAGAACAG CGAATTTCCGGGCAATTGGCTCAGCAGAACAGGTGCAGGCGCTGTTCCCAGCAACGTGGATGAAAACGATCAGGGATCGGACGTGGATTCATCCTTGAGCAAAGGTCCGACTCCCATTGGCAGACCTGCGAATTGtcccaaacattttaccgaattcgAAAATCCTTGCCTG ATGTACTGTTGTACTACTAAGATTCATCAGTTCGAGGATCCGCAGCCTGATCATCCCCCAGAAAAGAAATCCATTT ATCATATAGAGCAGCCATTAAATGTACACGAAGAGAAACGTAAGATTAGCAAGGGTTTCCAGAATGGAATCAGCCCGTCGGATCCGAGCACACAAACAATTGTGAAAGAG aacaattataaatattcacaCAAGAGGACGAGGAGGGAAAATAGTGGTGGGGACTGGGGTGAGGTAGCCAGCAATGCAGCAGGGTCATTGCCACCAGAACCCAAACCGCAGTTGTGGATAGTGGCAGAAAGCTTTAACGTTTCTCTTGATCAAAAGTATTGCTCCGCATCTTCGCAAGATTCTCCGAATAACGTTACTTGCGTTGTACCTCTCTCGAAGTATATGCCTGACATATATCTTACCTTGCACTTTGT TGGAATGCCTTGGTATTGGCAAGTGGTGCAACAATGTTCTCTGCCCCCAAACGTTGGGTTAGATGAGACTGTGATATGCATTCGAAAATACACACTGCAGCAACCAGTACAATACATGGAAAATAACAATCAGCCCGGAGATCAGTCGTTTCCCCTGGACGTTGCTCATTATCTCAGGAAGACATTGAGGTTTCGCGTGCCTACTGTACAACCTCAGGAG aatatttgtaaaaataaaCACGGCGTCGATTATTCAGAGTACACATTGCACTTTTACCGAGATTGCGACGAGTGA
- the LOC143207821 gene encoding myelin regulatory factor homolog 1 isoform X1, translating into MEFPWTLQHQIAEPVQNGRTHPSEHHEDSGINQATTRRLLAVAGRGDFVGGIDNEALDFSQLEDFINSDSEQPATYFADTLAHNENGGGTTTHNGRVDGPVPQQPPSRLPSPITQNHPVSSTCTSGTTTVPNGATYKDPQSYVHPHALPESPPDSGSEPPYSPPGHNETQHVHSPHQKVALQEMLLHHQGNQPNYAPNLLPSSPRTLTSSTDPLLLTHSVLTSHLQPATPNLQTQQPISQTLVPLPHEHSPGNINTLYSSLQSAPKKRKLSQDGLVHVKQVQREPELGTVEHSCSSSSAVLDGDEVADNSYIDASYQCIRFHPFQQTSWHVLCDHNLKELPVPHYRVDADKGFNFSNSDDAFVCQKKNHFQITCHAQLQGEAIFVRTGEGLKKISSFQLHFYGVKVESPTQTIRVEQSQSDRSKKPFHPVTAAFRVELGGERVTKVTVGRLHFSETTSNNMRKKGKPNPDQRYFHLVVGLHAHTADQASYQVVAHASERIIVRASNPGQFESEGSGVGAEGGWQRGAAPDSVYHAGRVGINTDRPDEALVVHGNMKVTGHIVQPSDARAKQNVQEIDTREQLRNVQQLRVVRYQYAPEFAQHSGLDIKQQEDTGVIAQEVQQILPEAVLPAGDIVLPNGQRIENFLVVNKERIFMENVGAVKELCKVTDSLETRIDQLERINKRLAKLKRGDSLKSSISTISSISSNKYSSSINNKTIVQGKAKKSEREDELLCSNKFIQIIIVILILIMAFCLVAMATLYFLEYQKRSSLEWSAVASNGMLAIRPAHPSTVSSTPNYDPRYNSLSDSTLSSSFTKHGSHTRGSDGSLSIKSNVYSTQAPHTKQQLYSQEITWYPISHSGPQPKLEKNSEFPGNWLSRTGAGAVPSNVDENDQGSDVDSSLSKGPTPIGRPANCPKHFTEFENPCLMYCCTTKIHQFEDPQPDHPPEKKSISDHIEQPLNVHEEKRKISKGFQNGISPSDPSTQTIVKENNYKYSHKRTRRENSGGDWGEVASNAAGSLPPEPKPQLWIVAESFNVSLDQKYCSASSQDSPNNVTCVVPLSKYMPDIYLTLHFVGMPWYWQVVQQCSLPPNVGLDETVICIRKYTLQQPVQYMENNNQPGDQSFPLDVAHYLRKTLRFRVPTVQPQENICKNKHGVDYSEYTLHFYRDCDE; encoded by the exons ATATTTCGCGGACACACTCGCGCACAATGAAAATGGCGGCGGCACGACGACTCACAATGGCAGAGTCGATGGGCCGGTTCCGCAGCAACCACCTTCTCGACTACCATCACCGATTACCCAAAATCATCCGGTATCGAGCACATGCACTTCCGGTACCACAACTGTGCCGAATGGCGCCACTTACAAGGATCCACAATCCTACGTCCACCC ACACGCGTTGCCAGAAAGTCCACCGGACAGTGGCAGCGAACCGCCGTACTCGCCGCCTGGACACAACGAAACTCAACACGTACATTCGCCAC ATCAAAAGGTAGCTCTCCAAGAAATGCTTCTCCATCATCAAGGCAATCAGCCAAACTACGCACCGAATCTATTACCCTCTTCGCCAAGAACCTTAACTTCGTCTACGGATCCACTGTTACTCACTCACTCGGTCCTGACTTCTCATCTTCAACCAGCAACACCAAACCTCCAGACTCAACAGCCGATAAGTCAAACTCTAGTTCCTCTTCCGCATGAACACAGTCCTGGTAACATCAATACCTTGTACTCGTCGCTGCAGTCAGCGCCGAAGAAGAGGAAATTGAGCCAGGATGGGCTTGTTCACGTCAAGCAGGTGCAACGA GAACCGGAATTGGGAACGGTGGAGCACAgttgcagcagcagcagcgcaGTCCTCGACGGCGACGAGGTCGCCGACAACAGCTacatcgatgcaagctaccaGTGCATCCGGTTTCACCCCTTTCAGCAGACGTCCTGGCACGTTCTCTGCGACCACAATCTGAAAGAGCTACCAGTGCCGCATTACCGCGTAGACGCGGACAAGGGATTCAATTTCAGCAACTCGGACGACGCGTTCGTGTGCCAGAAGAAAAATCATTTTCAG ATTACTTGCCACGCACAGCTACAAGGCGAAGCTATATTCGTCCGAACCGGTGAAGGTTTGAAAAAGATAAGTAGTTTCCAATTACACTTTTATGGCGTCAAAGTGGAGTCGCCGACGCAGACGATCCGTGTCGAGCAGAGCCAGAGCGACAGGAGCAAGAAACCGTTTCATCCTGTGAC AGCTGCTTTCAGGGTGGAACTGGGTGGTGAACGGGTGACCAAGGTGACCGTTGGTCGTCTTCACTTTAGCGAAACGACTAGCAATAACATGCGGAAGAAGGGAAAACCAAATCCAGACCAAAGATACTTTCATTTGGTTGTTGGTTTGCACGCTCACACCGCGGACCAAGCTAGCTACCAAGTGGTGGCTCATGCGTCGGAGAGGATAATAGTTAGG GCAAGTAATCCGGGTCAATTCGAGTCAGAGGGTAGCGGCGTTGGTGCTGAAGGGGGTTGGCAAAGGGGTGCAGCGCCGGATAGCGTTTACCATGCTGGTCGGGTTGGAATTAACACGGACAGACCTGACGAAGCTCTGGTAGTTCATGGTAATATGAAG GTGACAGGTCACATAGTTCAACCCAGCGATGCACGAGCAAAACAGAACGTGCAGGAAATAGATACACGTGAACAATTGCGAAATGTGCAGCAGTTGAGAGTGGTTCGCTACCAGTACGCCCCTGAATTCGCGCAGCATTCTGGTTTGGATATCAAGCAACAGGAAGACACGGGTGTGATAGCGCAGGAAGTCCAGCAAATACTACCGGAAGCTGTGCTACCAGCAGGTGATATAGTCCTTCCTAATGGACAAAGGATCGAGAACTTTTTGGTGGTGAATAAAGAGAGAATATTCATGGAGAACGTCGGTGCGGTGAAAGAGTTATGTAAA GTAACAGATAGTTTGGAAACCCGCATAGACCAACTGGAACGAATAAATAAACGGTTGGCGAAGCTGAAGAGGGGTGATAGCCTCAAGAGTTCCATTAGTACAATATCTAGTATATCAAGTAACAAATACTCATCCTCTATCAATAATAAGACCATTGTACAGGGAAAAGCGAAGAAGAGCGAGAGGGAGGACGAACTTCTTTGCAGCAACAAATTTATTCAGATTATTATCgttattcttattcttattaTGGCGTTCTG CTTAGTCGCAATGGCAACTTTATACTTCTTAGAATATCAGAAACGCAGCAGTCTGGAATGGTCGGCGGTAGCCAGCAATGGTATGCTCGCTATCAGGCCAGCCCATCCGTCGACAGTGTCGAGCACGCCCAATTACGATCCTCGATACAATTCGCTGTCGGACAGCACTTTATCGTCGTCGTTTACCAAACACGGATCACACACCAGGGGATCAGATGGTAGTTTATCCATCAAGAGCAACGTGTACTCTACGCAAGCACCGCACACGAAGCAGCAACTCTATTCTCAAGAAATCACTTGGTATCCAATCAGTCACTCAGGACCCCAACCGAAACTCGAAAAGAACAG CGAATTTCCGGGCAATTGGCTCAGCAGAACAGGTGCAGGCGCTGTTCCCAGCAACGTGGATGAAAACGATCAGGGATCGGACGTGGATTCATCCTTGAGCAAAGGTCCGACTCCCATTGGCAGACCTGCGAATTGtcccaaacattttaccgaattcgAAAATCCTTGCCTG ATGTACTGTTGTACTACTAAGATTCATCAGTTCGAGGATCCGCAGCCTGATCATCCCCCAGAAAAGAAATCCATTT CAGATCATATAGAGCAGCCATTAAATGTACACGAAGAGAAACGTAAGATTAGCAAGGGTTTCCAGAATGGAATCAGCCCGTCGGATCCGAGCACACAAACAATTGTGAAAGAG aacaattataaatattcacaCAAGAGGACGAGGAGGGAAAATAGTGGTGGGGACTGGGGTGAGGTAGCCAGCAATGCAGCAGGGTCATTGCCACCAGAACCCAAACCGCAGTTGTGGATAGTGGCAGAAAGCTTTAACGTTTCTCTTGATCAAAAGTATTGCTCCGCATCTTCGCAAGATTCTCCGAATAACGTTACTTGCGTTGTACCTCTCTCGAAGTATATGCCTGACATATATCTTACCTTGCACTTTGT TGGAATGCCTTGGTATTGGCAAGTGGTGCAACAATGTTCTCTGCCCCCAAACGTTGGGTTAGATGAGACTGTGATATGCATTCGAAAATACACACTGCAGCAACCAGTACAATACATGGAAAATAACAATCAGCCCGGAGATCAGTCGTTTCCCCTGGACGTTGCTCATTATCTCAGGAAGACATTGAGGTTTCGCGTGCCTACTGTACAACCTCAGGAG aatatttgtaaaaataaaCACGGCGTCGATTATTCAGAGTACACATTGCACTTTTACCGAGATTGCGACGAGTGA